The Setaria italica strain Yugu1 chromosome IX, Setaria_italica_v2.0, whole genome shotgun sequence genome has a window encoding:
- the LOC101758095 gene encoding carotene epsilon-monooxygenase, chloroplastic isoform X2 translates to MPATAFAPASASPPPWSPRPPPRQARARVRLPPPRSGSGSDGGGGDEPTTATPWVSPDWLTSLSRAVGRAGADDSGIPVASAKLDDVQDLLGGALFLPLFKWFREEGPVYRLAAGPRDFVIVSDPAVAKHVLRGYGSRYEKGLVAEVSEFLFGSGFATAEGALWTVRRRAVVPSLHKRFLSIMVEKVFCKCTERLIQKLEPYALSGEPVNMEARFSQLTLDVIGLSLFNYNFDSLTTDSPVIDAVYTALKEAELRSTDLLPYWKIDFLCKIIPRQIKAENAVKTIRNTVEELIMKCKEIVEAENEQIEGEEYVNEGDPSILRFLLASRDEVSSVQLRDDLLSMLVAGHETTGSVLTWTIYLLSKDLTALRRAQDEVDRVLQGRLPRYEDVKELKYLMRCINESMRLYPHPPVLLRRAIVDDVLPGNYKVKAGQDIMISVYNIHRSPEVWDRADEFIPERFDLEGPVPNESNTDFRFIPFSGGPRKCVGDQFALLEAIVALAIVLQKMDIQLVPDQKINMTTGATIHTTNGLYMNVSLRKVQQEAELALRM, encoded by the exons ATGCCCGCCACCGCCTTCGCCCCCGCCtccgcgtcgccgcctccgtggTCTCCGCGTCCGCCTCCTCGCCaggcccgcgcccgcgtccgtctgccgccgccgaggagcgggagcggcagcgatgggggcgggggcgacgAGCCCACGACGGCTACCCCGTGGGTGAGCCCGGACTGGCTCACGTCGCTCTCGCGCGCGgttggccgcgccggcgccgacgactcGGGGATCCCCGTCGCGTCCGCTAAGCTCGACGACGTGCAGgacctcctcggcggcgcgctCTTCCTGCCGCTCTTCAAATGGTTCCGCGAGGAAGGGCCCGTGTACCGCCTCGCCGCGGGGCCGCGAGACTTCGTCATCGTCAGCGACCCCGCCGTCGCCAAGCACGTGCTTCGCGGGTACGGGTCGCGCTACGAGAAGGGGCTCGTCGCCGAGGTCTCCGAATTCCTCTTTGGGTCCGGGTTCGCCACCGCGGAGGGCGCGCTATGGACC GTGAGACGCAGAGCTGTTGTGCCATCCCTGCACAAAAGATTTTTGTCCATCATGGTGGAAAAGGTATTTTGCAAATGTACCGAGAGATTAATACAGAAACTTGAGCCATATGCTTTGAGTGGGGAACCTGTCAATATGGAAGCGAGGTTTTCTCAGTTGACATTGGATGTGATTGGTTTGTCATTGTTCAACTACAATTTTGATTCCCTCACAACAGATAGTCCTGTCATCGATGCTGTTTATACTGCGCTCAAAGAAGCAGAGCTTCGTTCTACAGATCTTTTGCCATACTGGAAG ATTGATTTTCTGTGCAAAATAATTCCAAGACAGATAAAAGCAGAGAATGCAGTTAAGACCATAAGGAACACTGTTGAAGAGCTGATTATGAAATGTAAAGAAATAGTCGAGGCTGAAAATGAACAGATTGAGGGCGAGGAATATGTAAACGAGGGGGACCCTAGCATTCTACGCTTCCTACTTGCTAGCCGAGATGAG GTAAGCAGTGTGCAGTTACGTGACGATCTCTTATCGATGTTAGTTGCTGGTCATGAAACAACAGGCTCCGTACTGACATGGACAATCTATCTTCTAAGTAAG GATCTGACTGCACTAAGGAGAGCTCAAGATGAGGTTGATCGTGTTCTACAGGGTAGACTCCCCAGATATGAGGATGTAAAGGAGCTGAAGTACTTGATGCGCTGTATAAATGAGTCTATGCGGCTATATCCACACCCTCCT GTGCTGTTGCGGCGTGCAATAGTTGATGATGTGCTTCCTGGAAACTACAAGGTTAAGGCTGGTCAAGATATTATGATTTCTGTGTACAATATACACAGGTCCCCTGAG GTATGGGATAGAGCAGATGAGTTCATTCCAGAGAGATTTGATTTAGAGGGACCTGTTCCAAATGAGTCAAACACTGATTTCAG GTTTATCCCATTCAGTGGAGGTCCTCGGAAATGTGTTGGAGATCAATTTGCTCTCCTAGAAGCAATAGTGGCACTTGCTATTGTGTTGCAGAAGATGGATATTCAGCTTGTGCCAGATCAAAAGATTAACATGACCACTGGAGCTACAATCCATACAACAAAT GGACTGTATATGAATGTAAGCCTGCGTAAAGTTCAGCAAGAAGCTGAGTTAGCACTGAG
- the LOC101758095 gene encoding carotene epsilon-monooxygenase, chloroplastic isoform X1 has product MPATAFAPASASPPPWSPRPPPRQARARVRLPPPRSGSGSDGGGGDEPTTATPWVSPDWLTSLSRAVGRAGADDSGIPVASAKLDDVQDLLGGALFLPLFKWFREEGPVYRLAAGPRDFVIVSDPAVAKHVLRGYGSRYEKGLVAEVSEFLFGSGFATAEGALWTVRRRAVVPSLHKRFLSIMVEKVFCKCTERLIQKLEPYALSGEPVNMEARFSQLTLDVIGLSLFNYNFDSLTTDSPVIDAVYTALKEAELRSTDLLPYWKIDFLCKIIPRQIKAENAVKTIRNTVEELIMKCKEIVEAENEQIEGEEYVNEGDPSILRFLLASRDEVSSVQLRDDLLSMLVAGHETTGSVLTWTIYLLSKDLTALRRAQDEVDRVLQGRLPRYEDVKELKYLMRCINESMRLYPHPPVLLRRAIVDDVLPGNYKVKAGQDIMISVYNIHRSPEVWDRADEFIPERFDLEGPVPNESNTDFRFIPFSGGPRKCVGDQFALLEAIVALAIVLQKMDIQLVPDQKINMTTGATIHTTNGLYMNVSLRKVQQEAELALREDGR; this is encoded by the exons ATGCCCGCCACCGCCTTCGCCCCCGCCtccgcgtcgccgcctccgtggTCTCCGCGTCCGCCTCCTCGCCaggcccgcgcccgcgtccgtctgccgccgccgaggagcgggagcggcagcgatgggggcgggggcgacgAGCCCACGACGGCTACCCCGTGGGTGAGCCCGGACTGGCTCACGTCGCTCTCGCGCGCGgttggccgcgccggcgccgacgactcGGGGATCCCCGTCGCGTCCGCTAAGCTCGACGACGTGCAGgacctcctcggcggcgcgctCTTCCTGCCGCTCTTCAAATGGTTCCGCGAGGAAGGGCCCGTGTACCGCCTCGCCGCGGGGCCGCGAGACTTCGTCATCGTCAGCGACCCCGCCGTCGCCAAGCACGTGCTTCGCGGGTACGGGTCGCGCTACGAGAAGGGGCTCGTCGCCGAGGTCTCCGAATTCCTCTTTGGGTCCGGGTTCGCCACCGCGGAGGGCGCGCTATGGACC GTGAGACGCAGAGCTGTTGTGCCATCCCTGCACAAAAGATTTTTGTCCATCATGGTGGAAAAGGTATTTTGCAAATGTACCGAGAGATTAATACAGAAACTTGAGCCATATGCTTTGAGTGGGGAACCTGTCAATATGGAAGCGAGGTTTTCTCAGTTGACATTGGATGTGATTGGTTTGTCATTGTTCAACTACAATTTTGATTCCCTCACAACAGATAGTCCTGTCATCGATGCTGTTTATACTGCGCTCAAAGAAGCAGAGCTTCGTTCTACAGATCTTTTGCCATACTGGAAG ATTGATTTTCTGTGCAAAATAATTCCAAGACAGATAAAAGCAGAGAATGCAGTTAAGACCATAAGGAACACTGTTGAAGAGCTGATTATGAAATGTAAAGAAATAGTCGAGGCTGAAAATGAACAGATTGAGGGCGAGGAATATGTAAACGAGGGGGACCCTAGCATTCTACGCTTCCTACTTGCTAGCCGAGATGAG GTAAGCAGTGTGCAGTTACGTGACGATCTCTTATCGATGTTAGTTGCTGGTCATGAAACAACAGGCTCCGTACTGACATGGACAATCTATCTTCTAAGTAAG GATCTGACTGCACTAAGGAGAGCTCAAGATGAGGTTGATCGTGTTCTACAGGGTAGACTCCCCAGATATGAGGATGTAAAGGAGCTGAAGTACTTGATGCGCTGTATAAATGAGTCTATGCGGCTATATCCACACCCTCCT GTGCTGTTGCGGCGTGCAATAGTTGATGATGTGCTTCCTGGAAACTACAAGGTTAAGGCTGGTCAAGATATTATGATTTCTGTGTACAATATACACAGGTCCCCTGAG GTATGGGATAGAGCAGATGAGTTCATTCCAGAGAGATTTGATTTAGAGGGACCTGTTCCAAATGAGTCAAACACTGATTTCAG GTTTATCCCATTCAGTGGAGGTCCTCGGAAATGTGTTGGAGATCAATTTGCTCTCCTAGAAGCAATAGTGGCACTTGCTATTGTGTTGCAGAAGATGGATATTCAGCTTGTGCCAGATCAAAAGATTAACATGACCACTGGAGCTACAATCCATACAACAAAT GGACTGTATATGAATGTAAGCCTGCGTAAAGTTCAGCAAGAAGCTGAGTTAGCACTGAG GGAGGACGGGAGGTGA
- the LOC101759187 gene encoding cyclin-dependent protein kinase inhibitor SMR1 — MSASPEFYKPAPPAFSPCSSPLLLHGAGAGVAPEESAAAAAATVWQEEDYRCRTPTSGESQVKPPGTCPPAPRKPRAPAAPAPCRKRLFEVEVFSLRLEELERLFWRPHPTPPPAQKKRRRVACPEPKKKR, encoded by the coding sequence ATGTCTGCGTCGCCGGAGTTCTAcaagcccgcgccgccggcgttcTCGCCGTGCAGCTCGCCGCTTCTCCTGCACGGCGCAGGGGCGGGAGTGGCGCCGGaggagagcgccgccgccgccgcggcgaccgtGTGGCAGGAGGAGGACTACCGGTGCCGGACGCCGACGAGCGGGGAGAGCCAGGTGAAGCCGCCCGGGACGTGCCCGCCGGCACCGCGGAAACCGCGGGCGCCCGCGGCCCCCGCGCCGTGCCGGAAGCGGCTGTTCGAGGTGGAGGTGTTCAGCCTGCGGCtggaggagctggagcggcTCTTCTGGCGCCCGCACCCGACGCCCCCGCCCGCCCAGAAGAAGCGCCGGAGGGTGGCCTGCCCGGAGCCCAAGAAGAAGAGGTAG